The genomic region GGTTTGACCGGATCGGCCACCGCGACCAGTCCTGCCAGCCCGGCATCGACCGCCAGGAACATGACGCTGGCGCCCTCGCCGCGCATGCGTTCGGCTTCATCGCGGAGCGATGACGGATCGATACTCAACTCCGACATCAGTGCGGTGTTGCCGAGTGCGACTTCGCGACCGCCGATCCGTCCACGCACGCCGATACCGGTCAGCGATTCGAAATCGCCCGCGGATTCAAGCGACATGCCACGTTCGCGCGCCTCGGTGACGATCGCAGCTGCCAGCGGGTGTTCGCTGCCCTGGTCGAGGCTGGCCGCGATCCGCAGCACCTCGTCGGAATCGAAGTCGCCTGCGCCGATGGCATCGTGGAAGGCCGGCCGGCCTTCGGTCAGCGTGCCGGTCTTGTCGACGACCAGGGTGTCGATCCGGCGGAACCGTTCGATCGCCTCGGCATCTCGGAACAGCACGCCGACGTTGGCGGCGCGGCCGGTAGCGACCATGACCGACATCGGCGTAGCCAGTCCGAGCGCACAGGGACAGGCAATGATCAACACCGATACCGCATTGAGGATCGCGAATGTCCATGCCGGTTCCGGGCCGAACAACCCCCAGACGACAAAACTGGCCAGCGCCACCGCCAGTACCGCCAGCACGAACCAGAACGCGACCTTGTCGGCCATCCGTTGCATCGGCGCGCGTGAGCGCTGGGCCTGCGCCACCAGCTGCACGATCTGCGCCAGCACCGTGTTGCCGCCAACCTCGTCGGCACGGATGACCAGGCTGCCGGTACCGTTCATCGTCGCACCGATGACCTTCGCATCGACACCTTTCTCCACCGGGACCGGCTCGCCGGTCAGCATCGACTCGTCGACCGAAGAGCGCCCTTCGAGCACGGTGCCGTCGACCGGAACCTTCTCGCCGGGACGTACCCGCAACCTGTCGCCGGCCTTGACCTCATCCAGCGGCACATCCTCCTCCTGGCCATCGTCGAATATCCGCCGCGCTGTCTTCGGCGACAGCCCGAGCAGCGCCCTGATCGCGGCCGACGTCTTCGAACGTGCACGCAGTTCCAGCAACTGCCCGAGCAGCGTCAGCGACACGATCACCGCGGCCGCTTCAAAGTAGACCCCGATACGCCCGTGTTCATGGAACGACGCCGGAAAGATTTCCGGCGCGGCGGTGGCGACGACGCTGTAGCCGAACGCCGCCGATACGCCGATGCCGATCAGCGTCCACATGTTGGGACTGCGGTTGCGGACCGACTGCACGCAGCGTACGAAGAAGGGCCAGCCCGCCCACAGCACGACCGGAGCGCTCAACGCCAGTTCCAGCCAGGTGCGGACATCCACGGTGATGAAAGCAATGTGCTGCCCGAACATGGCCAGTACCAGCACGGCCAGGGTCAGCGGCAACGTCCACCAGAATCGTCGGCTGAAATCATGCAGCTCCGGATTGTCTTCCTCGTCGGCCGTCGGCATCTCCGGTTCCAGCGCCATGCCGCATTTCGGACAGGTGCCCGGGCCGACCTGCCGCACTTCGGGATGCATCGGGCAGGTGTAGATCGTGCCTGGAGGCGCTTGATCGATGTTCTTGGTTTGATCCGGCTTCCCCGCCCCGTGACAGCACGCATGCTCCCCGCTTCCATCGTCATTTGCAGCGGCATGATTGGCGCGGTGGGAATTCCGGTCGTTGGCCTGCATGCTCATGCGTCATCTCCCGCAAGGGCACCAAGGATCGGGCATTGCTGCAACGCACCGTGCCCGGGGCATGCGTCGACCAGTTTCCGCAATCCGTCACGCATGCGCGTCAGTTCGGCCAAGCGCCGCTCGACGTCATCCAGCTTCGCCGTGGCGGCGGCTTTCAGGGTGCCCATGTCGTCCTCATGGCGTCCGGACAGGGCCAGCAGCTCGCGGATCTCGACCAGGGTGAAGCCCAGCGCCTTGGCCCGTCGGATGAACCGCAATCGGGCGACGTCATCGTCCGAGTAGTCGCGGTAGCCGGATGCCAGCCGGTGCGGCGCCGGCAGCAGGTCCTGTCGTTCGTAGTAGCGGATCGTATCGATGCCGAGTGCGACGCGCCTTGATAGCTCTCCAATCTTCATGTGAAATCCTGCTGGTTCAATGCTCGCGGCGAGTCTAGGGTCTGGACCATGGTCCAGAGTCAAGCCGATGTCACGGGAAGTTGAATGGGGCATGGCGCGCGCCGCCCCTCGATCTTGCATCTTTGCCCCCGCGGCGCGACCCTATTGCCCCGCCCGTTCCATCGTCCGCTTTGCGATGTCGCTGACTTCCCACCTGTTGCGCCTGTTGCTGATCCTCGCGATCGGTATGAACGCGTGGGCGGCGCCGAAGCATGGGTTCGCGATGACCGGCGCCGGCGCAGCCCATGAGATGGCCACAACGGCAGCCGACTCACACGAAGGCTGTGGCGGCATGGATGCCATGGCCGAGGAGCCACAGCCTGACGAAGGCTGCTGCGCGGGCGATGCCTGCCAATGTGAATGCATCCAGGCGTTCACCATCGCCCCCGGGTTCCGTGGCCTCTCCTGGCCGCTTCCATCATCCGCAGGTGACGAGCCCGTCCTGTCCGCGATCGCCGACACCCGCCTGTCCAGACTCAACCGGCCTCCAATCTGCTGACGTGCCGCTGGGGCCGCATCGCGTCCCCATGCCCGCTTCAATACCCGGACCGCACCCAGGGCCTTGCGCCTTCAGCGGCCTGCCGGGTCGCACTCAGCTACCGGAGTTCATCCATGCATTCGCGTATTCCGCGCGTCGCGCAACCGGCACCCGATGCCGGTCGCAGACGCTTTGTTACATCGACACTGGCACTTGGCGCCGCCGGTGCGCTCGGTCTCTGGCGCTTGCCCGGCGCGGCCGCTTCCGCGCGCGGCCCGCAGACCCTGACCGGCGCCGATTTCGACCTCGCCATCGCCCCCTCCCCCGTCAACCTCACCGGTCGCGCGCGCACTGCGATCACCGTCAACGGCAGCCTGCCGGCGCCGATCCTGCGCTGGCGCGAGGGCGATACGGTGACCCTGCGCGTCGCCAACCGCCTGCGCGACGCGATGACCTCGATCCACTGGCACGGCCTGTTGCTGCCAGCGAACATGGACGGCGTACCGGGCCTGAGTTTCGAGGGCATCCATCCGGGCGAGACCTGGCAATACCGCTTCAAGGTCCGCCAGTCCGGCACCTACTGGTACCACAGCCATTCGCTGTTCCAGGAGCAGGCCGGCCTGTACGGCGCAATCATCATCGACCCGGCGCACGACCGCCCCCTGCCCTATCGTTTCGACCGCGAACACGTCGTGCTGCTGTCGGACTGGACCGACATGGAGCCGGCGGCGCTGTTCCGTCGACTCAAGAAGTACGCCGAGTACGACAACTACTACAAGCCGACCGTCGGCGATTTCATCCGCGACGCGCGACGCGACGGCCTTGCCGCGACCCTGCGAGACCGCAAGGCCTGGGGCGAAATGCGGATGACGCCGACCGACATCTCGGACGTCAACGGCCACACCTACACCTACCTGATGAACGGCCAGGCGCCGGACAGCAACTGGACCGGCCTGTTCAAACCCGGCGAGAAGGTACTGCTGCGCTTCATCAACGGCTCGGCAATGACCTATTTCGACATCCGCATCCCGGGCCTGAAGAT from Lysobacter alkalisoli harbors:
- a CDS encoding heavy metal-responsive transcriptional regulator, which codes for MKIGELSRRVALGIDTIRYYERQDLLPAPHRLASGYRDYSDDDVARLRFIRRAKALGFTLVEIRELLALSGRHEDDMGTLKAAATAKLDDVERRLAELTRMRDGLRKLVDACPGHGALQQCPILGALAGDDA
- a CDS encoding CopL family metal-binding regulatory protein, with product MARAAPRSCIFAPAARPYCPARSIVRFAMSLTSHLLRLLLILAIGMNAWAAPKHGFAMTGAGAAHEMATTAADSHEGCGGMDAMAEEPQPDEGCCAGDACQCECIQAFTIAPGFRGLSWPLPSSAGDEPVLSAIADTRLSRLNRPPIC
- a CDS encoding copper resistance system multicopper oxidase produces the protein MHSRIPRVAQPAPDAGRRRFVTSTLALGAAGALGLWRLPGAAASARGPQTLTGADFDLAIAPSPVNLTGRARTAITVNGSLPAPILRWREGDTVTLRVANRLRDAMTSIHWHGLLLPANMDGVPGLSFEGIHPGETWQYRFKVRQSGTYWYHSHSLFQEQAGLYGAIIIDPAHDRPLPYRFDREHVVLLSDWTDMEPAALFRRLKKYAEYDNYYKPTVGDFIRDARRDGLAATLRDRKAWGEMRMTPTDISDVNGHTYTYLMNGQAPDSNWTGLFKPGEKVLLRFINGSAMTYFDIRIPGLKMTVVAADGQPVHPVSVDEFRIAVAETYDVIVEPSGQDAYTIFAQDMGRTGHARGTLATHVGLDAPVPANDPRPLLTMDDMGHGGHDMSSMKGMEGSCGASMKGMEGGCGAHMGHGGHGSSTAMQSHPASEQGNPLIDMQTMTPAPRLDDPGIGLRDNGRRVLTYADLRSAFDDPDGREPSREIELHLTGHMEKFAWSFDGQKFMDAEPLRLNYGERMRIVLVNDTMMTHPIHLHGLWSDVEDEDGNFMVRKHTVDMPPGTRRSYRVRADALGRWAYHCHLLYHMEAGMMREVRVEESA
- a CDS encoding copper-transporting P-type ATPase, whose amino-acid sequence is MHPEVRQVGPGTCPKCGMALEPEMPTADEEDNPELHDFSRRFWWTLPLTLAVLVLAMFGQHIAFITVDVRTWLELALSAPVVLWAGWPFFVRCVQSVRNRSPNMWTLIGIGVSAAFGYSVVATAAPEIFPASFHEHGRIGVYFEAAAVIVSLTLLGQLLELRARSKTSAAIRALLGLSPKTARRIFDDGQEEDVPLDEVKAGDRLRVRPGEKVPVDGTVLEGRSSVDESMLTGEPVPVEKGVDAKVIGATMNGTGSLVIRADEVGGNTVLAQIVQLVAQAQRSRAPMQRMADKVAFWFVLAVLAVALASFVVWGLFGPEPAWTFAILNAVSVLIIACPCALGLATPMSVMVATGRAANVGVLFRDAEAIERFRRIDTLVVDKTGTLTEGRPAFHDAIGAGDFDSDEVLRIAASLDQGSEHPLAAAIVTEARERGMSLESAGDFESLTGIGVRGRIGGREVALGNTALMSELSIDPSSLRDEAERMRGEGASVMFLAVDAGLAGLVAVADPVKPSAGPAVQALQAAGIHIVMATGDGETTARAVAGALGIEHFHGEMRPEGKADLIGRLKREGRQVAMAGDGINDAPALAAADVGIAMGTGTDVAMSSAQVTLVKGDLRGILRARKISGATVRNMRQNLGFAFLYNAIGVPIAAGVLYPVFGLLLSPMIAALAMSLSSVSVVGNALRLRR